In one Sphingomonas sp. AP4-R1 genomic region, the following are encoded:
- a CDS encoding heavy metal-responsive transcriptional regulator codes for MGNFKIGELAAAAGVGRDTIRYYERMGLLRAPERTAAGYRIYDQTDLERVNFIRSAQDLGFTLEQARQLLELRASDTANAQAVLDITRAKIADAEARLQRLSDIRDMLRMLADECPGEVPVSDCPILAFLSARRSARRRQPENEQTQEERPQEKKGVLS; via the coding sequence ATGGGCAATTTCAAGATCGGCGAACTGGCAGCAGCCGCGGGCGTGGGCCGCGACACAATCCGTTATTATGAGCGGATGGGGCTGCTCCGCGCGCCTGAGCGCACGGCAGCAGGCTACCGGATCTACGACCAGACGGATCTCGAGCGCGTCAACTTCATCCGCTCGGCACAGGATCTCGGCTTTACGCTGGAACAGGCCAGGCAGCTGCTGGAACTCAGAGCCTCCGACACCGCCAATGCGCAGGCGGTGCTCGACATCACACGGGCCAAGATCGCCGACGCTGAGGCGCGTCTCCAGCGCTTGTCCGACATTCGCGACATGCTTCGGATGCTTGCGGACGAATGCCCGGGCGAGGTGCCGGTGTCCGACTGCCCGATCCTCGCTTTCCTGAGCGCCAGGCGGTCGGCGCGAAGGCGACAACCAGAAAACGAGCAGACGCAGGAAGAACGACCACAGGAAAAGAAAGGGGTCTTATCATGA
- a CDS encoding 2Fe-2S iron-sulfur cluster-binding protein, protein MLALGLATSVRAQEGEDHAAHHGGGSSAAMPADGSMIASSTPSASEMAKMMKPMMDRMINGAGENEHGHDSRRAAFYAQLLAFPSLDEAARRRVASQASERVASGLAMVDAASAEGARATTIAARLDAARRLREGTDLFRAGSAAQGALGGLQPPRDVGLTWFRDQMDIDEAASGHAGHWFGISPSHLLLMVFLALVSATLIALQMLRLRRIGAIVAGVKPAVPAAPVAVPASAKVATPPGPDVDTLAPSGTAAPAGASLRKPKSWAGQLRVVQIVRETPTALTFRLADPAADRLPFDFLPGQFLQVEVGPEEGKTARRSYTIASSPTQRAYVELTVKREEQGVVSRHLHDKVAAGDLLKVSGPFGAFTFTGTDAESIVLIAGGVGITPMMSVLRYLTDTAWKGEIFFLYGARSTDEFIFREEIERLERRFANLHVIATMGRSPGTVWMGPEGPITKEMILVAVPDIASRRIHMCGPPAMMGAMRAELAALGVPEAQLHTEAFGPASLPAHPEDLEVVPTSSPAKPHAAAPAVAPGTVTFSVSGVSAALPADQTVLDAAEGAGVEIPYACRSGQCGVCVVKLLKGEVTMEVETGLAPADKAQGYVLACQAKGTGTPLVVEA, encoded by the coding sequence ATGCTCGCACTGGGCCTCGCCACGAGTGTGCGGGCACAGGAGGGTGAGGATCATGCGGCTCATCATGGCGGCGGTAGCAGCGCCGCGATGCCGGCGGATGGGAGTATGATCGCCTCGTCGACGCCGAGCGCGTCCGAAATGGCCAAGATGATGAAGCCCATGATGGACCGCATGATCAATGGTGCGGGCGAGAATGAACATGGCCACGATTCACGGCGCGCTGCCTTTTATGCGCAGCTCCTTGCCTTCCCGAGCCTCGACGAGGCGGCCCGGCGACGCGTGGCATCACAAGCCAGCGAGCGGGTTGCCAGCGGTCTCGCGATGGTCGACGCCGCGTCGGCCGAAGGTGCACGCGCGACCACGATCGCGGCTCGCCTGGACGCTGCTCGTCGCCTGCGCGAAGGTACCGACCTGTTTCGCGCGGGTTCCGCCGCGCAGGGCGCGCTCGGTGGGCTGCAGCCGCCCCGCGACGTGGGTCTCACCTGGTTCCGGGACCAGATGGATATCGACGAGGCAGCGTCCGGGCATGCCGGCCATTGGTTCGGCATCTCGCCTTCGCATCTTCTCCTCATGGTGTTCCTGGCGCTCGTCAGCGCCACGCTGATCGCGCTGCAGATGCTGCGCCTGCGGCGGATCGGCGCCATCGTCGCAGGGGTCAAACCGGCGGTTCCGGCGGCGCCTGTTGCGGTCCCGGCAAGCGCTAAAGTGGCGACGCCGCCCGGGCCCGACGTTGACACGCTCGCGCCCAGTGGCACTGCCGCTCCGGCGGGCGCGTCGCTGCGCAAACCGAAAAGCTGGGCGGGACAGCTGCGGGTCGTCCAGATCGTCCGTGAAACGCCGACAGCCCTGACCTTCCGCCTCGCCGATCCCGCCGCCGATCGGCTGCCGTTTGACTTCCTGCCGGGCCAGTTCCTGCAGGTCGAAGTAGGACCCGAGGAAGGGAAGACCGCGCGCCGATCCTACACGATCGCCTCCTCGCCGACCCAGCGCGCGTATGTCGAGCTGACGGTCAAGCGCGAGGAGCAGGGTGTCGTCTCGCGCCATCTGCACGACAAGGTCGCCGCCGGTGATCTGCTGAAAGTGAGCGGACCGTTTGGAGCGTTCACCTTTACGGGTACTGACGCGGAAAGCATCGTGCTCATCGCCGGCGGGGTCGGCATCACGCCGATGATGTCGGTGCTGCGCTACCTGACCGACACCGCCTGGAAGGGCGAAATCTTCTTCCTTTACGGCGCCCGATCGACCGATGAGTTCATTTTCCGCGAAGAGATCGAGCGGCTGGAGCGGCGTTTCGCCAACCTCCACGTCATCGCAACCATGGGGCGCTCGCCCGGGACGGTCTGGATGGGACCGGAAGGGCCGATCACCAAGGAAATGATCCTTGTCGCAGTGCCCGATATCGCGAGCAGGCGAATCCATATGTGCGGGCCGCCGGCGATGATGGGGGCGATGCGGGCCGAGCTTGCCGCGCTCGGCGTTCCCGAGGCACAGCTGCATACCGAAGCCTTCGGCCCGGCCTCACTGCCGGCGCATCCCGAAGACCTCGAAGTGGTGCCTACATCCTCTCCGGCGAAGCCGCACGCTGCGGCACCAGCCGTTGCGCCAGGGACCGTGACCTTTTCAGTGTCCGGCGTGTCCGCGGCATTGCCGGCAGACCAGACCGTGCTTGATGCGGCCGAGGGAGCGGGCGTCGAAATCCCTTATGCCTGCCGGTCGGGTCAGTGTGGTGTCTGCGTCGTCAAGTTACTCAAGGGGGAGGTGACGATGGAGGTCGAGACCGGCCTCGCGCCCGCCGACAAGGCGCAAGGGTATGTCCTCGCCTGTCAGGCCAAGGGAACGGGTACGCCGCTCGTCGTCGAAGCCTGA